A stretch of Nilaparvata lugens isolate BPH chromosome 12, ASM1435652v1, whole genome shotgun sequence DNA encodes these proteins:
- the LOC120353885 gene encoding uncharacterized protein LOC120353885, whose protein sequence is MVCFCFLVNPISVANMIWTGAHRGFAVRAYYENNKSVIATQRAFRRQFNIPRNNAVPNANTIRSWIRQMEETGSTLKTNTHCRRKSIRTPENVQRVRTAFEQSPERSARRHSLALGISDRSLRRILHFDLKFHPFKIMIAQELRPVDYANRQNLCEQMLAQIPPHAAFFSSDEAHFHLSGCVNKQNFRYWAEENPRIIHERPQHSPKVTVWCAISQFGVVGPYFFEEEEVTVTVNSQRYVSMLRNFLQPKLEEMVEEHGLADLWFQQDGATAHTARISLDVLREMFPGRLVSLRGDVGWPARSPDLSICDFFLGDI, encoded by the coding sequence ATGGTCTGTTTTTGTTTCTTAGTTAACCCCATTTCAGTAGCCAACATGATTTGGACCGGTGCTCATCGTGGTTTTGCCGTTCGCGCTTATTATGAgaacaataaatctgtgatcgCTACACAACGAGCTTTTCGACGACAGTTCAACATTCCACGCAACAACGCCGTTCCGAATGCAAACACAATTCGGTCATGGATTCGGCAGATGGAGGAAACTGGTAGTACACTGAAAACAAATACACATTGTCGTCGCAAGTCCATTAGAACGCCAGAAAATGTGCAGAGGGTAAGAACAGCATTCGAACAATCACCGGAACGCTCTGCTCGACGACATTCTCTTGCATTGGGGATTTCAGACCGCAGTTTAAGAAGGATTTTACATTTCGAtttaaagtttcatccttttaaaataatgattgcTCAAGAATTACGCCCAGTAGACTACGCCAACCGACAAAATTTGTGTGAGCAAATGCTTGCTCAAATCCCTCCACATGCAGCTTTTTTTAGTAGTGACGAGGCACATTTTCATCTTAGTGGGTGCGTGAATAAGCAAAATTTTCGCTACTGGGCTGAAGAAAACCCTCGAATTATTCATGAAAGACCTCAACATTCTCCTAAAGTGACGGTGTGGTGTGCCATATCACAATTTGGCGTGGTTGGCCCCTACTTTTTTGAGGAGGAAGAAGTGACCGTGACAGTGAATTCCCAACGTTATGTTTCGATGTTGAGAAACTTTCTGCAACCCAAATTAGAAGAGATGGTTGAAGAACACGGGCTGGCGGATTTGTGGTTCCAACAAGATGGAGCTACTGCTCACACAGCTCGAATTTCACTAGACGTTTTGAGAGAGATGTTTCCGGGACGCCTAGTCTCTTTGAGAGGTGATGTTGGGTGGCCTGCGCGGTCACCAGATCTGAGCATTTGCGACTTTTTTCTTGGGGATATCTGA